One Bacillaceae bacterium S4-13-56 DNA segment encodes these proteins:
- a CDS encoding AbrB/MazE/SpoVT family DNA-binding domain-containing protein, giving the protein MTYRKESGRVTKKGQVTIPIEVRNELDIEEGDRLDFVRETDGTYKVDVIKAKSIKNSVGKLKVDKTRTFEQERQIAQEKIGLSKMRNLFEDVKNEEILD; this is encoded by the coding sequence ATGACCTATCGAAAAGAGTCTGGAAGGGTCACAAAGAAAGGACAAGTAACTATTCCTATTGAGGTTAGAAATGAATTGGATATTGAAGAGGGAGATCGTCTTGATTTTGTAAGAGAAACTGATGGGACTTATAAAGTAGATGTAATCAAAGCAAAATCGATCAAAAATTCGGTAGGCAAATTAAAAGTGGATAAAACACGGACCTTTGAACAGGAACGGCAAATCGCTCAAGAAAAAATAGGTTTATCCAAAATGAGGAATTTGTTTGAGGACGTTAAAAATGAAGAAATACTTGATTGA
- a CDS encoding PIN domain-containing protein, which translates to MKKYLIDTNIAIRILTNDPPELVAQLEGLLEKVDNREISFFVPSIVIAEVCWVLQSVYSFSKKEIGQALLEFVSSEGVEVEEKFVLQALESFYKNNVDFIDAYLSLKANQNETSIITWNKKDFKKLECEFYSPSETTK; encoded by the coding sequence ATGAAGAAATACTTGATTGATACTAACATTGCCATTAGAATCTTAACCAATGATCCACCTGAACTTGTGGCGCAACTAGAGGGCCTTTTAGAAAAAGTAGACAATAGAGAAATTTCTTTTTTTGTCCCTTCTATAGTAATTGCTGAAGTTTGCTGGGTACTCCAATCTGTTTATTCATTTTCTAAAAAAGAAATTGGACAAGCTTTATTAGAATTCGTTTCCTCTGAAGGAGTTGAAGTAGAAGAAAAATTCGTCCTACAAGCCCTGGAGTCTTTTTATAAGAATAACGTAGATTTTATCGATGCCTATTTATCCTTAAAAGCAAACCAAAACGAAACTAGCATTATCACTTGGAACAAAAAAGACTTCAAGAAATTAGAATGCGAATTTTACTCTCCTAGTGAAACCACTAAATAA
- a CDS encoding DEAD/DEAH box helicase, giving the protein MSNSEFNNYKLSNEILKALSALGYSSPTKVQQKVIPEALLGHDLIVQSQTGSGKTAAFAIPICEKVDWEENKPQALILSPTRELAAQVAEDFTNIGRFKRIKVTAVYGKQSFAKQQLELKQKVHVVVGTPGRVLDHMEKGTLILDKIEYLVIDEADEMLNMGFIDQVEAIIERLPKNRTTFTFSATLPEDVESLCRKYMQNPNHIQVKASGITTEKINHFVMEVEEADKLSLLKDVLTLENPDSCILFCRTQERVHELFGKLDDWGMSVDQLHGAMVQEDRFAVMNDFKRGAFRFLVATDVAARGIDVDDITHIINYDFPLEKERYVHRTGRTARAGKSGMAITFMTSHEEKFLKEVEEYIGFNIVKREAPTREDVKKAQPDFDQKNNTRPNLKQNKSEKLNQDIMKLYFNGGKKKKLRAIDFVGTIAKIPGVSADDIGIITIQENSTYVDILNGKGPLVLQTMKKTTIKGKQLKVHQARK; this is encoded by the coding sequence ATGTCGAATTCAGAGTTCAATAATTATAAATTAAGTAATGAGATTCTCAAGGCACTGTCAGCGTTGGGCTACAGTTCCCCCACAAAAGTCCAGCAAAAGGTCATTCCAGAGGCTTTATTAGGTCACGATTTAATTGTGCAATCGCAAACGGGAAGTGGGAAAACAGCTGCCTTTGCGATTCCAATTTGTGAAAAAGTGGATTGGGAGGAGAACAAGCCACAAGCTTTGATTCTCTCACCGACTCGTGAGCTCGCGGCCCAGGTGGCAGAGGACTTTACAAACATCGGGAGATTCAAACGGATTAAGGTGACTGCTGTATATGGGAAGCAGTCCTTTGCAAAACAGCAATTAGAATTAAAACAAAAAGTTCACGTGGTCGTGGGTACTCCAGGAAGAGTTTTGGACCATATGGAAAAAGGAACATTAATCTTAGATAAAATCGAATATTTGGTGATTGATGAAGCGGATGAAATGCTGAATATGGGGTTCATTGACCAAGTAGAAGCCATTATTGAAAGGCTTCCGAAGAACCGAACAACCTTTACCTTTTCGGCAACTTTACCCGAGGATGTCGAGAGCCTTTGCCGCAAATATATGCAGAACCCAAATCATATTCAGGTGAAGGCTTCTGGAATTACGACAGAAAAAATTAACCATTTTGTAATGGAGGTAGAAGAAGCGGACAAGCTCTCTCTACTAAAAGATGTTCTCACGCTAGAGAACCCAGATAGCTGCATCCTTTTTTGTCGGACTCAAGAGAGAGTCCACGAGTTGTTTGGTAAGTTGGATGATTGGGGAATGTCTGTCGATCAACTCCACGGTGCCATGGTTCAGGAGGACCGTTTTGCGGTAATGAATGATTTTAAAAGAGGGGCATTTCGTTTCCTGGTCGCTACCGATGTGGCTGCGAGGGGTATTGACGTCGATGATATTACCCATATCATTAACTATGATTTTCCATTAGAAAAAGAAAGATATGTCCATCGAACAGGAAGAACGGCACGAGCAGGAAAAAGTGGGATGGCCATTACTTTTATGACCTCACACGAGGAAAAGTTCCTAAAGGAAGTAGAAGAATATATCGGTTTTAACATTGTAAAAAGGGAAGCCCCAACAAGAGAGGACGTTAAAAAGGCTCAACCAGATTTTGACCAAAAAAACAATACGAGGCCTAACCTGAAACAGAATAAGAGTGAAAAGCTAAACCAGGACATTATGAAATTGTATTTTAATGGAGGGAAGAAAAAGAAACTTAGAGCCATTGATTTCGTGGGAACCATCGCCAAAATCCCAGGAGTCTCCGCTGACGACATTGGAATCATCACCATTCAAGAAAACTCCACCTATGTCGATATTCTTAACGGAAAAGGCCCACTCGTCCTACAAACCATGAAAAAAACAACCATCAAAGGAAAACAATTGAAAGTCCATCAGGCTAGGAAGTAG